A stretch of the Arachis stenosperma cultivar V10309 chromosome 6, arast.V10309.gnm1.PFL2, whole genome shotgun sequence genome encodes the following:
- the LOC130933740 gene encoding uncharacterized protein LOC130933740, with protein MVELERLKFFRCKQPQLRVDKYKCLHESLINGDVDVSRLGKIIILSNTFTGGPRYAGYPSYFITMTCNPEWDEIKREVTPIGLKAEDRPDILYVCTVEFQKRGLPHAHILLFMSNEFKPQTPDDIDKHITAEIPDKNERPNLHGAFQNYMVHDPCDPYNKNSPCMKNGSCSKFYPKEFRQQTLIDEAGFPKYRHTDNGRTVKKRECVLDNKFIVSYNPKLLLKFGCHINVEYTCQTSSIKYLFKYVHKGNDRVTATLYNVGDPSEATQVVDKIMNYYNFRYILACEAVWRLFGYKIQEKELFVIRLSFHLEDKQLVVYGEKSNVNDIVERTISHKSMFLGWMAANMSYPYTRSLTYAEFPTKFVWKDDSSKWFSRKKSFTIGRLTHVPARNDGFIFNFDLTYLMI; from the exons ATGGTGGAATTAGAGAGGTTAAAATTCTTTAGGTGTAAACAACCACAGTTGAGGGTTGACAAATACAAATGTCTGCATGAAAGTCTTATAAACGGGGATGTAGATGTTTCAAGGCTTGGCAAAATAATCATTCTTTCCAATACTTTTACCGGTGGACCTAG ATATGCAGGATATCCTAGCTATTTTATCACCATGACCTGTAACCCTGAATGGGATGAGATAAAAAGAGAAGTGACTCCCATTGGATTGAAGGCAGAAGACCGTCCTGATATATTAT aCGTTTGCACTGTAGAGTTTCAAAAGAGAGGGCTTCCGCATGCACATATCCTTTTATTCATGAGTAACGAGTTCAAGCCACAAACACCAGAtgacatagacaaacatataaCAGCTGAGATTCCTGATAAAAATGAAAGGCCAAATCTACATGGAGCTTTTCAAAATTACATGGTACATGATCCATGTGATCCGTACAACAAGAATTCACCTTGCATGAAGAATGGATCCTGTTCAAAGTTCTATCCTAAAGAGTTTAGACAGCAAACACTCATTGATGAGGCCGGATTTCCCAAATATAGGCATACTGATAATGGTCGAACAGTGAAAAAAAGGGAATGTGTACTAGACAATAAGTTCATTGTTTCGTATAATCCAAAATTGTTGCTCAAGTTCGGGTGCCACATAAATGTGGAATACACATGTCAAACAAGTTCTATTAAGTATCTGTTTAAGTATGTACACAAGGGTAATGACCGCGTAACAGCTACTCTATACAATGTTGGTGATCCGTCAGAAGCCACACAAGTTGTTGACAAAATTATGAATTACTATAATTTTAGGTACATTTTGGCATGTGAGGCAGTCTGGCGTCTATTTGGatacaaaattcaagagaaagaaCTATTTGTGATTAGACTTTCATTCCATTTGGAGGATAAGCAACTTGTGGTTTATGGTGAAAAATCTAATGTGAATGATATCGTCGAAAGAACAATATCTCATAAGTCCATGTTTTTGGGATGGATGGCGGCGAACATGTCATATCCATATACTCGAAGTCTGACTTATGCTGAGTTTCCAACCAAGTTTGTTTGGAAGGACGATTCTTCAAAATGGTTTTCTCGAAAGAAAAGCTTCACAATTGGAAGGTTGACTCATGTACCTGCACGTAATGACGGGTTTATATTCAATTTTGATCTTACTTATTtaatgatttaa